A part of Ictalurus furcatus strain D&B chromosome 8, Billie_1.0, whole genome shotgun sequence genomic DNA contains:
- the b4galt7 gene encoding beta-1,4-galactosyltransferase 7 gives MMYSSRRKPVLYFKEDKRFLWKKCTVLKLFGLCVVLVLGSLLWLQLSCSADLNQALLADRPPYQPCPLERHAAPVDDSSWGPHKMAVIVPFRERFEELLIFVPYMHAFLNKKKIRHKILVINQVDHFRFNRASLINVGYMESGNDTDYIAMHDVDLLPQNEALDYGFPEEGPFHVASPELHPLYHYKTYVGGILLLSKKHYQMCNGMSNRFWGWGREDDEFFRRLRTAELQLFRPKGITTGYKTFRHIHDPAWRKRDQKRIAAQKQEQFKIDPEGGLTNMRYKVESRQELMISGAPCTVISTLLECDTSQTPWCQFS, from the exons ATGATGTACTCTTCCCGGAGAAAACCAGTGCTCTATTTTAAAGAGGACAAAAG ATTTCTATGGAAAAAGTGCACAGTGCTGAAGCTGTTCGGTCTCTGCGTGGTGCTCGTCCTCGGGTCTCTTCTCTGGCTGCAGCTGAGCTGTTCAGCTGATCTGAACCAGGCACTGTTGGCTGATCGTCCTCCCTATCAGCCATGTCCTTTAGAGAGACATGCTGCACCCGTTGATGACTCCTCATGGGGCCCTCATAAAATGGCTGTCATTGTTCCCTTCAGGGAGCGCTTTGAAGAACTTCTTATTTTTGTGCCGTACATGCACGCTTTCctcaacaaaaagaaaatacgaCACAAAATTCTTGTTATCAACCAGGTGGATCATTTCCG CTTCAACAGAGCCTCTCTCATCAATGTTGGCTACATGGAGAGTGGAAATGATACAGACTACATAGCGATGCATGATGTGGACTTGCTGCCTCAGAATGAAGCTCTAGACTATGGATTCCCAGAGGAGGGACCCTTCCATGTAgcttcaccagagcttcacccACTGTATCATTATAAAACGTATGTAGGAGGGATTCTGCTGCTTTCCAAGAAACACTATCAAATG TGCAATGGAATGTCCAATCGGTTCTGGGGTTGGGGAAGAGAAGACGATGAGTTCTTCAGAAGGCTGCGAACAGCAGAACTGCAG CTGTTCAGGCCAAAAGGAATAACCACAGGGTACAAAACGTTCAGGCACATTCACGACCCTGCCTGGAGGAAGAGAGACCAGAAGAGGATAGCTGCACAAAAACAG GAACAGTTTAAAATCGACCCAGAAGGTGGTCTGACCAACATGCGCTACAAGGTGGAGTCTCGACAGGAGCTGATGATTAGTGGCGCACCCTGCACCGTCATCAGCACCTTGCTGGAGTGTGACACCAGCCAAACGCCCTGGTGCCAGTTCAGCTAA
- the tmed9 gene encoding transmembrane emp24 domain-containing protein 9: MVLKMQLMLGTLLFFNVCCSLVSALYFHIGETEKKCFIEEIPDETMIIGNYRTQLYDKQSESYLPATPGLGMFVEVKDPDEKVILSRQYGSEGRFTFTSHTPGEHQICLHSNSSKFSLFAGGMLRVHLDIQVGEHANNYAEIAAKDKLTELQLRVRQLVEQVDQIQKEQNYQRYREERFRQTSESTNQRVLWWSIVQTLILVAIGFWQMRHLKSFFEAKKLV; this comes from the exons ATGGTGTTGAAAATGCAGTTAATGCTAGGCACGTTGCTGTTCTTCAATGTTTGCTGCAGTCTCGTCTCTGCACTGTACTTTCACATCGGCGAGACTGAAAAGAAATGCTTCATTGAAGAAATTCCGGATGAAACCATGATAATCG GAAACTACAGGACGCAGCTGTATGACAAGCAGTCAGAATCGTACCTGCCTGCCACACCAGGGCTCGGGATGTTTGTGGAAGTTAAAGACCCTGATGAGAAG GTGATCCTGTCTCGTCAATATGGGTCAGAAGGCCGCTTCACCTTCACCTCCCACACACCCGGAGAACACCAGATCTGTTTGCACTCCAACTCCTCCAAATTTTCTCTCTTCGCTGGTGGAATGCTT CGTGTTCATCTGGACATCCAAGTGGGCGAGCATGCGAATAACTATGCGGAGATCGCCGCGAAAGACAAGCTGACCGAGCTGCAGCTGAGAGTGCGCCAGCTTGTGGAGCAGGTTGATCAGATCCAGAAGGAGCAGAACTATCAGAGA TACCGTGAAGAGCGCTTCAGACAGACCAGTGAGAGCACCAACCAGAGAGTCCTGTGGTGGTCTATTGTTCAGACGCTGATCCTGGTGGCTATCGGTTTCTGGCAGATGAGACATCTTAAGAGCTTCTTTGAAGCCAAGAAATTAGTCTAA
- the LOC128611456 gene encoding homeobox protein EMX1-like — protein sequence MNRNSSRLAFKSASACPPFLHSARSLARRNMDTTCFRGTAHFPPREQPKSFSIDWILSSGHRKPALDSHSVYTQPKIIMRGALFPALTNRPFVAAFGSACVYAPHFSHRQSAAYRHSETRHHDGLHAVDLTCTGDFGLKTCRRIRTVFSAEQLQKLEEVFANQRYMTGSEKVLLASALRLTETQVKVWFQNRRTKWRKSREVEERPKDQCSDLKHETSVTEDGQFTSVDSGESPET from the exons ATGAACCGAAACTCGTCGAGGCTCGCATTTAAAAGCGCGAGCGCTTGTCCGCCCTTCCTTCATTCGGCACGGAGCTTGGCAAGACGCAACATGGACACGACATGTTTCAGAGGAACAGCACATTTTCCACCAAGAGAGCAACCGAAGAGCTTCAGTATTGATTGGATCCTTTCTTCCGGACACCGAAAGCCAGCTCTCGACAGCCACAGCGTTTATACACAACCGAAAATTATTATGCGCGGAGCTTTATTTCCAGCGTTAACAAACAGGCCTTTTGTTGCTGCCTTCGGATCCGCGTGCGTTTACGCGCCGCACTTTTCCCATCGCCAGAGTGCTGCATACAGACACAGTGAGACGCGGCATCATGATG GGCTCCACGCGGTTGATTTGACGTGTACCGGAGATTTTGGGCTGAAGACGTGTCGGCGGATCCGCACAGTGTTCAGCGCGGAGCAGCTGCAGAAGCTGGAGGAGGTTTTCGCTAACCAGCGCTACATGACCGGCTCGGAGAAAGTGCTGCTCGCCTCGGCGCTGCGTCTGACTGAAACACAGGTGAAAGTGTGGTTTCAGAACAGGAGGACTAAATGGAGGAAGAGCAGAGAGGTGGAGGAACGACCGAAGGACCAGTGCAGTGACTTAAAGCATGAAACATCCGTGACAGAAGACGGACAGTTCACATCTGTGGACAGTGGCGAGTCTCCTGAAACGTGA